A genomic window from Helicobacter suis HS1 includes:
- a CDS encoding collagen-like protein: MKMSFSLIKWCFLALLLPIYAHALVIQIDHSIDFFKKKGDLSGYVVFKKRVHKELLALGKYQVSRNKKSVLFTITHIKKAENYRTLSAQPSAIKETRGKRGLKKGTRIVLGGEDNAEIANLLGVDRQAYRANKGGGGFVASKTQGLGTSGSGVSEATGGSGGSVTSARGAVGANSMQGNNPFPPIAGGNSSVSNSYPLGSGLPLGSGLGLTGSSIMPLPLAEGINNRSSASNGNGTSGGNATSNNTASGASASPYTTLFCSAPIRHGNQMDINIVDRDGKCVSMQAYRDDNVCSYRYDFEKGKAIKQTQFYFINRENKSFNIGGCVDLQGPEYAFALYQDDSKCKLQTTKDKAYGSGQASFFQTQILFRGADGLIHMAKDCSDFANVQEELIRYDNDSAAKKVRRIVDQYYIDPVSKKKVFISHGIVSPIELDYQEYACGKWEFDDRSLQATRPTQIRAFDTMANAYYNVTGCDYSAALGKTPKVVQPYTQINTTSSVKNEEVDDLDTSKGSSYDLPEYRTFEIKERVLGSGNRTSYSHCDDGWSSWTKSKDYTAYYNGDLRTIAKWSTEYKTINTGTTQVYIRPRNDGDDEAQYNTYKFYYVSKAKKELQRTPLSIDINARNLDDTYRHNVELVILSNKLNLNTGVLGLINTPEFNAWKQQNYHPGNGNLCLNYSTRSGESWKPSSKAKYCTWGETPDANYSCAQHNDFVLP, encoded by the coding sequence ATGAAAATGAGTTTTAGCCTAATAAAATGGTGTTTCTTAGCTTTGTTATTGCCTATCTATGCCCACGCTTTGGTGATCCAAATAGATCATAGCATTGATTTTTTTAAGAAAAAGGGGGATTTGAGTGGTTATGTGGTGTTCAAAAAGCGTGTGCACAAGGAATTGTTGGCTCTGGGAAAATACCAAGTCTCTAGGAATAAAAAAAGCGTGCTTTTCACCATCACGCACATCAAAAAAGCAGAAAATTATAGAACTCTGAGTGCCCAGCCCAGCGCCATTAAGGAGACTAGAGGCAAGAGAGGATTAAAGAAAGGCACAAGGATTGTCTTAGGTGGAGAGGATAATGCAGAGATAGCCAACTTGTTAGGTGTGGATAGGCAAGCTTACCGGGCTAATAAGGGCGGGGGAGGGTTTGTAGCAAGCAAGACACAGGGGTTAGGAACTAGTGGATCTGGTGTTAGTGAAGCTACAGGGGGCAGTGGTGGGAGTGTTACAAGTGCTAGAGGGGCTGTAGGTGCAAATAGCATGCAAGGCAACAATCCCTTCCCTCCCATTGCTGGAGGCAATAGCTCTGTTTCTAATAGTTATCCTTTAGGGAGTGGATTACCTTTAGGGAGTGGGTTAGGATTAACTGGGAGCTCTATCATGCCCTTGCCATTGGCAGAGGGGATTAATAATAGAAGTAGTGCTAGTAATGGGAATGGTACCAGCGGGGGCAATGCTACTAGCAACAACACAGCTAGTGGAGCTAGTGCCAGCCCATACACCACGCTGTTTTGCAGCGCGCCTATTAGGCATGGTAACCAGATGGATATTAATATCGTAGATCGCGATGGCAAATGCGTATCCATGCAAGCTTACAGAGATGACAATGTGTGTAGCTACCGCTATGATTTTGAAAAAGGCAAAGCCATTAAGCAAACACAATTTTACTTTATCAATAGAGAAAACAAAAGCTTTAACATCGGAGGGTGTGTGGATTTGCAAGGTCCTGAGTATGCATTTGCACTCTACCAAGATGACAGCAAGTGCAAGTTGCAAACGACTAAGGATAAAGCTTATGGAAGTGGGCAGGCAAGCTTTTTTCAGACCCAAATCCTCTTTAGAGGAGCAGATGGCCTCATCCATATGGCTAAAGATTGTAGCGATTTTGCCAATGTGCAAGAGGAGCTCATCAGATATGATAATGACAGCGCAGCTAAGAAAGTGAGGCGCATTGTGGATCAATACTACATTGATCCGGTGAGCAAGAAAAAAGTCTTCATCTCGCATGGCATTGTGAGCCCCATTGAGTTGGATTATCAAGAGTATGCGTGTGGGAAATGGGAGTTTGATGATAGGAGTTTGCAAGCCACCAGACCCACACAGATTAGAGCCTTTGATACAATGGCCAATGCCTACTACAATGTAACGGGTTGTGATTACAGCGCAGCACTGGGCAAAACCCCCAAGGTTGTGCAACCCTACACGCAAATCAACACCACCAGCTCTGTGAAAAATGAAGAAGTAGATGACTTGGATACTTCTAAGGGCAGCTCCTATGATTTGCCAGAATACAGGACTTTTGAAATCAAAGAGAGGGTTTTAGGCAGTGGCAATAGGACTTCGTATTCTCATTGTGATGATGGCTGGAGCAGCTGGACAAAATCAAAAGACTACACGGCTTATTACAATGGCGATTTAAGAACCATAGCTAAATGGAGCACAGAGTATAAAACCATCAATACCGGCACAACACAGGTCTATATCCGCCCTAGAAATGATGGGGATGATGAGGCACAATACAACACCTATAAGTTTTACTATGTCTCTAAAGCCAAAAAAGAACTCCAGCGCACACCTCTGTCAATAGACATTAACGCGCGCAACTTAGATGATACTTATCGCCACAATGTAGAGCTAGTGATCCTGTCTAACAAACTCAATTTGAATACAGGAGTCTTAGGACTTATCAACACACCTGAATTTAACGCTTGGAAGCAACAAAACTATCATCCGGGCAATGGCAATTTGTGCCTGAATTACTCTACACGCAGTGGAGAATCTTGGAAGCCTAGTAGCAAGGCTAAGTATTGCACTTGGGGAGAGACTCCTGATGCTAACTATAGTTGTGCCCAGCACAATGACTTTGTGTTACCTTAA
- a CDS encoding type IV secretory system conjugative DNA transfer family protein: MKQQFIAWMSLLLSVLGIPVFFILANWYAFEGLHSFNDAYIFSHSIILGLQQGASVLDLKFEVYCTALLALTPLIATLYLLLPKTAQKTHGYAKWAGVKDIECFKIYSKEGFFKTIHPLGVCFNKGFILGKFGFPFAKSVCYDKPLGAMIVAPPGAGKSAAIAIPNLLNLPTSCIVTDIKGELCSVSAGYRQQALHNKIFIFNPFGKDNTCFFNPFDKHLIEPMNFDSKLRLVQEVANNIFIQEDKQEDHWVAKARELFSFYALYDVCTKNQSNFYDIAMGPNQDFVALIHPQSKYYKMLYQHDQNGNLVQNPNANPAQLFYLQVSDQKYIDVNDPRNYDPNEPEPEHRSEGTLDEIIRNDARGWANAAEEEFASIKSTFNRFVSVFKSPQVKEATSKMSFEYADFRKKNITLYIKIAQTDITTLAPLIRTLLESIAKNLLLEESKKPNERIYFILDEFVRFGKLPFLLEMPALCRSYNVVPLFITQDYAMIRKYYSDDELKVLKGVVHYNIVFKMNSAEDAEIISKEVGQFTRLSKNTSTEKGQLVFGGTSSYSLEGKELLTPQDILNIPDNEVIIMVTGKKATPLKLKANFYFKDKELLGRVGWKLETTNPNLGD, from the coding sequence ATGAAACAACAATTTATCGCTTGGATGAGCTTGTTATTAAGCGTGCTAGGCATACCGGTATTTTTCATACTAGCTAATTGGTATGCCTTTGAGGGATTGCATAGTTTTAACGATGCCTATATCTTTTCACATTCTATCATCTTAGGTTTGCAACAGGGCGCAAGTGTGTTAGATTTAAAATTTGAAGTCTATTGCACCGCCCTTCTAGCTCTCACACCCCTAATCGCCACTCTCTACTTGCTCCTACCCAAAACCGCACAAAAGACCCATGGCTATGCCAAATGGGCAGGGGTGAAAGACATTGAGTGTTTTAAAATCTACTCTAAAGAAGGCTTTTTTAAGACCATCCATCCTTTAGGTGTGTGCTTTAACAAGGGTTTTATTTTGGGTAAGTTTGGTTTTCCCTTTGCTAAGAGTGTGTGTTATGACAAGCCTTTAGGGGCGATGATTGTTGCACCCCCCGGAGCGGGCAAGAGTGCAGCAATAGCTATCCCCAATCTTTTAAACCTGCCCACTTCTTGCATTGTTACAGACATTAAGGGCGAGCTTTGCTCTGTGAGTGCAGGCTATAGACAACAGGCTTTACACAATAAGATTTTCATCTTTAATCCATTTGGAAAGGATAACACTTGCTTTTTTAATCCCTTTGACAAGCACTTAATAGAACCGATGAACTTTGATTCTAAGCTTAGATTAGTGCAAGAGGTGGCTAATAATATCTTTATCCAAGAGGACAAACAAGAGGATCACTGGGTGGCTAAGGCTAGGGAATTGTTCTCTTTTTATGCCCTCTATGATGTTTGCACTAAGAACCAATCAAACTTCTATGACATTGCCATGGGTCCTAATCAAGATTTTGTGGCTTTAATCCATCCTCAAAGCAAGTATTATAAGATGCTTTACCAGCACGATCAAAATGGTAATTTGGTGCAAAATCCCAATGCCAATCCCGCCCAGCTCTTTTATCTGCAAGTGAGCGATCAAAAATACATAGATGTGAACGATCCTAGAAATTACGATCCTAATGAACCTGAGCCAGAGCATCGCTCAGAGGGCACGCTAGATGAGATTATTAGAAATGATGCGCGGGGCTGGGCAAATGCAGCAGAGGAAGAATTTGCTAGCATCAAGTCTACCTTTAATCGCTTTGTGAGTGTGTTTAAAAGCCCACAAGTCAAAGAAGCCACTTCTAAGATGAGCTTTGAATATGCAGATTTTAGAAAGAAAAACATCACGCTTTATATCAAAATTGCCCAAACAGACATCACCACTCTAGCTCCGCTTATTAGAACGCTATTAGAGAGCATTGCTAAAAATTTATTGCTTGAGGAGAGCAAAAAGCCTAATGAGCGCATCTACTTCATCTTAGATGAGTTTGTGCGCTTTGGCAAACTGCCCTTTTTGCTAGAAATGCCTGCGCTGTGCAGGAGTTACAATGTTGTTCCCTTATTCATCACTCAAGACTATGCGATGATTAGAAAATACTATAGCGATGATGAACTCAAGGTGTTAAAGGGTGTGGTGCATTACAACATTGTTTTTAAGATGAATAGTGCTGAGGATGCAGAAATTATCTCTAAGGAGGTGGGGCAATTCACCCGTTTGAGTAAAAATACTTCCACAGAGAAAGGCCAACTAGTTTTTGGAGGCACAAGCTCTTATTCTTTAGAAGGTAAAGAATTACTCACCCCCCAAGACATTTTAAACATCCCTGATAATGAAGTGATCATCATGGTTACAGGCAAAAAGGCAACCCCCTTAAAGCTCAAGGCTAATTTTTACTTCAAGGATAAAGAATTGTTAGGGCGGGTTGGCTGGAAACTTGAAACTACAAATCCAAACTTAGGAGATTAA
- a CDS encoding type IA DNA topoisomerase, protein MQKPDIIIIESPNKIKKIASITGAKVFATIGHFMELEGIEGESFTPKFVYKTDKKQQIYAMIEQCKNKRICIATDPDREGYAIGKMFYEKIKNVAKEVFRAEFHEITESGIIRGLENALLFENTNFNYYESFLARSVSDYYIGFSLSPYLGDCLQQRKGNSAGRVQTPCLKLIVDRDKEIASFKALPESQRVSYQMQAKIYDEHNKEVILRHCDSEGKEIKFESQEQALAVLAPLKECKVALVLDIKHSTTSSPPPKPFITSSLLKAGSSQLGLSTQKVQEYAQKLFEAGLITYIRTDAETLSQEFLEKAEEFYKPIYPDCYERRAYKAKNSQAEAHEAIRITHCHKFEDTQHLLNQAGMTDSQAQALYKLIFQRTLESQGKVAIYAKQDLLFKIKDHYFKCSVRSLQEAGYLDMFKRTEQAKDTEQTENEQMAHLDLKVESVVGLIALEIAKIHKHAKSAYAEASFIEVLEKNGIGRPSTYASYLPKLLSREYIHITPDKKRVVNATHKGQKVISIFEKSPYSWIVDTQFSALMEELLDKIAREECSYLEYMQMIAKKCPQMPSLAQREEYPLRAPKESQIKYVQDILRDLNMELPSEFAGYARDDRITKAFLDKFIPKHKEIREKAKQEGHCLGNGAPANKPATDKQIAFAESLAKKHNVKLPKDYKSNMQVCSGFIEEWRGK, encoded by the coding sequence ATGCAAAAACCAGACATCATCATCATTGAATCCCCCAACAAGATTAAAAAGATTGCCAGCATCACAGGAGCTAAAGTCTTTGCCACTATAGGGCATTTTATGGAGCTTGAGGGCATTGAGGGGGAGAGTTTTACTCCCAAGTTTGTCTACAAAACAGACAAGAAACAGCAGATTTATGCAATGATTGAGCAATGCAAAAACAAGAGAATTTGTATTGCCACAGATCCAGATAGAGAGGGCTATGCCATTGGCAAGATGTTTTATGAGAAAATCAAAAATGTGGCTAAAGAGGTGTTTAGGGCAGAGTTTCACGAGATTACAGAGAGTGGCATTATACGAGGCTTAGAAAATGCCCTGTTATTTGAAAACACGAACTTTAATTACTACGAAAGCTTTTTAGCTAGAAGTGTGAGTGATTATTACATTGGCTTTTCTCTCTCCCCTTATCTAGGGGATTGCTTGCAACAAAGAAAGGGCAATAGTGCAGGCAGAGTACAAACCCCTTGCTTAAAACTCATTGTAGATAGAGACAAGGAGATAGCAAGCTTTAAAGCCCTGCCAGAGAGCCAGAGGGTGAGCTACCAAATGCAGGCTAAAATCTATGATGAACACAATAAAGAGGTCATTTTGAGGCATTGTGATAGTGAGGGCAAGGAAATCAAGTTTGAAAGCCAAGAGCAAGCTCTAGCAGTGCTTGCACCTCTTAAAGAGTGCAAAGTGGCTTTAGTGCTAGACATCAAACACTCTACAACCTCAAGCCCACCTCCCAAGCCCTTTATCACCTCTAGCCTTTTGAAAGCAGGCAGTAGCCAACTGGGCTTAAGCACACAGAAAGTCCAAGAATACGCCCAAAAGCTCTTTGAAGCAGGGTTGATCACCTACATTAGAACTGATGCAGAAACACTCAGTCAAGAATTTTTGGAGAAGGCAGAGGAATTTTATAAGCCTATTTATCCAGATTGCTATGAGCGCAGAGCTTATAAGGCTAAGAATAGCCAAGCAGAAGCACACGAGGCTATTAGGATCACACATTGCCACAAATTTGAAGACACACAACATCTCTTAAATCAAGCAGGTATGACAGATAGTCAGGCTCAAGCTCTATACAAACTTATTTTCCAAAGGACACTAGAAAGTCAGGGCAAAGTAGCTATCTATGCCAAGCAAGATTTGCTTTTCAAAATCAAAGACCACTACTTTAAGTGCAGTGTGCGTTCCTTGCAAGAGGCGGGGTATTTAGACATGTTTAAACGCACAGAGCAAGCAAAAGACACAGAACAAACAGAGAACGAGCAAATGGCACATTTGGATTTAAAAGTAGAAAGTGTGGTTGGTCTGATTGCTTTAGAGATAGCTAAAATCCATAAACATGCTAAGAGTGCCTACGCAGAAGCTAGCTTCATAGAAGTCTTAGAGAAAAATGGCATAGGCAGACCTAGCACCTATGCAAGTTACTTACCAAAACTCCTCAGTAGAGAATACATCCACATCACACCAGATAAAAAACGCGTTGTGAATGCTACCCATAAGGGGCAAAAGGTCATCAGTATTTTTGAAAAGAGCCCTTATAGTTGGATTGTGGATACCCAATTTAGCGCCTTAATGGAGGAGCTTTTAGATAAGATTGCTAGAGAGGAGTGTAGCTATCTGGAGTATATGCAAATGATTGCTAAGAAATGCCCACAGATGCCAAGCCTTGCTCAAAGAGAGGAGTATCCACTTAGAGCCCCTAAAGAGAGCCAAATTAAGTATGTGCAGGACATTTTAAGGGACTTGAACATGGAGCTACCTAGTGAGTTTGCTGGCTATGCTAGGGATGATAGAATCACTAAAGCCTTTTTAGACAAATTCATCCCCAAACACAAAGAGATCAGAGAAAAGGCTAAACAAGAGGGGCATTGTCTAGGCAATGGTGCTCCTGCAAATAAACCCGCTACTGACAAGCAAATTGCCTTTGCAGAAAGCTTGGCTAAAAAACACAATGTGAAGTTGCCTAAAGATTACAAGAGTAATATGCAGGTGTGTAGTGGCTTTATTGAGGAGTGGAGGGGGAAATAA
- a CDS encoding type II toxin-antitoxin system death-on-curing family toxin, with protein sequence MLYLTLEEAVTIHDEIVDLTKGLRGYSQTGIGYLASALENIQNDDFYPSFCDKLAHLIFSCIKFHPFSDGNKRTSIYLGMHFLDINGYCHDNFASTLEDVVVQVAEGTIGKTDLKNILEQYLQSLKQDRMPTPDNNPHSDAYPDPLTTNPPTPSKRRRR encoded by the coding sequence GTGCTGTATTTGACATTAGAGGAAGCGGTTACTATCCACGATGAGATCGTAGATTTAACAAAGGGTTTGAGGGGTTATAGCCAAACAGGTATTGGCTACTTAGCCAGTGCCTTAGAAAATATCCAAAATGATGATTTCTACCCATCATTTTGTGATAAGCTTGCACACTTGATATTTTCTTGTATCAAATTTCACCCTTTTAGCGATGGTAACAAGCGCACCTCCATTTATCTTGGGATGCATTTCTTAGACATTAATGGTTATTGCCATGATAACTTTGCGAGCACTTTAGAAGATGTAGTGGTGCAAGTTGCAGAGGGGACAATAGGTAAAACAGATTTAAAAAACATCTTAGAACAGTACTTGCAATCTCTCAAACAGGACAGGATGCCTACCCCAGATAATAATCCACACAGCGATGCATATCCTGATCCTCTTACCACAAATCCTCCCACCCCCTCCAAGCGCAGGCGCAGGTAA
- a CDS encoding ArdC-like ssDNA-binding domain-containing protein produces MSKSWEAMGLTEQKTAFRDFLANEINLALEQGLTFKPNNRAYNTYSGSAYSGLNALILDAKQQEGNYTSNAWISLEEAQHLGADSRELEFIHNNTESSQNPQGSIKKASISYIKTHEIQSVQKKDANGNPIPVLDANGNQLHDRYGTYLFEMEKVRVEIPPKLEIKHLYNIECFKSLDQTRLKPLDSNSLKSMYVGQYFSTENQNLVIYDLSAKLTGAQYQRVLDYASQYNQHNQQHSQDKQYPRNAQNRQQYPQGQIQGAKANQPLQNNMPYGANQPHQQYSQQSLNQAPEFNQTSQHNQEIAMPQGLATPNSGEADMVQMMRTMMQLVQEQHKTIQKMAQEIAWLKQQQHTQNNALNAVHFATPSKGRGR; encoded by the coding sequence ATGAGCAAATCTTGGGAAGCAATGGGTTTAACCGAACAAAAAACAGCCTTTAGAGATTTCCTAGCTAATGAAATTAATTTGGCTCTTGAGCAAGGCTTGACCTTTAAGCCCAATAATAGAGCCTATAACACCTATTCAGGTAGTGCTTATAGTGGCTTGAACGCCTTGATTTTAGATGCTAAACAGCAAGAGGGCAATTATACTAGCAATGCGTGGATTAGTCTTGAGGAAGCCCAACACTTAGGAGCAGATTCTAGAGAGCTAGAGTTCATCCACAACAACACAGAGTCTAGCCAAAACCCTCAAGGCTCAATCAAAAAGGCGAGCATTAGCTACATTAAGACCCATGAAATACAAAGTGTCCAAAAGAAAGACGCTAATGGCAATCCCATTCCCGTATTGGATGCCAATGGCAACCAACTCCATGACAGATATGGCACATACTTGTTTGAAATGGAAAAAGTGCGTGTAGAAATCCCCCCTAAATTAGAGATCAAGCATCTCTACAATATAGAATGCTTTAAGAGCCTTGATCAAACACGCCTAAAACCTCTAGATTCTAATAGTCTTAAGTCTATGTATGTTGGACAGTACTTCTCCACAGAAAACCAAAATCTAGTGATTTACGATCTCTCCGCCAAGCTCACAGGAGCGCAATACCAAAGGGTGTTAGACTATGCAAGCCAGTATAACCAACACAACCAGCAACACTCTCAAGACAAGCAATACCCAAGAAATGCTCAGAATAGACAGCAATACCCACAGGGGCAAATACAAGGCGCTAAAGCTAACCAGCCACTCCAAAACAATATGCCTTATGGTGCAAACCAACCACACCAGCAATACAGCCAACAATCCTTAAACCAAGCGCCTGAGTTCAACCAAACAAGCCAACATAACCAAGAAATAGCAATGCCACAAGGATTGGCTACTCCAAATTCTGGAGAGGCAGATATGGTGCAGATGATGCGCACAATGATGCAACTGGTGCAAGAACAACACAAAACCATCCAAAAGATGGCTCAAGAGATCGCATGGCTTAAGCAACAGCAACACACCCAAAACAATGCCCTAAACGCAGTACACTTTGCAACTCCCTCTAAGGGGAGGGGGCGCTAA
- a CDS encoding Fic family protein, translating to MHYNPQFLDQLQILNSEQKQQLEALSFNFNDFAKMQGCIDKLRFDFIYSSAQIEGNTYDKLDTLALLEEGLTAGGKKYSDAKMILNLRNAFDVILKEDLPISLETCQKLHAILSQELVSTNNCGVMRNHNITGITGTSYLPLACGDRLHTEMKHLFKQYASLDHPFERAIYLHNNLCYLQYFEDCNKRTARCMQFLSLKNDNQMPLVLVDDDPTLYKQYREALIVYYERGDYQNYLDFFIQTYQREATFLKEVQALAHHNQTTPHRKRR from the coding sequence ATGCACTACAATCCCCAATTCTTAGACCAGTTACAGATATTAAACTCAGAGCAAAAACAACAGCTAGAAGCTCTGAGTTTTAACTTTAATGATTTTGCAAAGATGCAGGGCTGTATTGATAAATTGCGCTTTGATTTTATCTATTCCTCCGCTCAGATTGAGGGCAACACCTATGATAAGTTAGATACACTCGCTTTACTAGAAGAGGGGCTAACTGCTGGGGGTAAGAAATATAGCGATGCTAAAATGATTTTAAATTTAAGAAATGCTTTTGATGTGATTCTTAAAGAGGATTTACCCATTAGTTTAGAGACTTGCCAAAAATTGCATGCTATTTTGTCTCAGGAACTAGTTTCTACTAACAATTGTGGGGTGATGCGTAACCACAATATTACTGGTATCACAGGCACTTCTTATCTACCCCTTGCATGTGGAGATAGACTCCATACAGAGATGAAGCACTTATTTAAACAATATGCTAGCCTTGATCACCCCTTTGAGCGGGCTATTTATTTGCACAATAATCTGTGCTATTTGCAATATTTTGAGGATTGCAACAAACGCACGGCAAGGTGTATGCAATTTTTATCTCTTAAAAATGATAATCAAATGCCATTGGTGCTTGTAGATGATGATCCAACGCTTTATAAGCAATACAGAGAAGCTTTGATTGTCTATTACGAGAGAGGGGATTATCAGAACTACCTAGATTTTTTTATCCAAACCTATCAGAGAGAAGCCACATTTTTAAAAGAAGTGCAAGCATTGGCACACCATAACCAAACTACACCTCATAGAAAGCGGAGATAA